The window ACTCCTCATGTGATTGTCCTTCCAGATACCCTTGCATTCATGAAGCGGCCCTTACATACTATCTTAAAAGCCATCCTGAAATCTACCTGGAAAGTCCTGATTTTGATGATATTTTAAGCATGGCAAGTCCTGATGATTTAAGGGATTTTCTTTTAAATGAATTTGAAACAAACCCTGATTTTAAGGATAAATTCCTCAGGAAATTTAAGGATAAACCTGTTGATAAGGATTTCTACAACGCCAAATTAAACAGTATTTTCAAAAAGGCTGAAGGACGGGACTTCAGATATCACGGCTTTCATGATTTGGATTTGATGGAAAATGAACTGTATGATTTCATATCTGATGATATCGGCATTGTATTAGGCACACACGATCATGATTTTGCATGCGATTTACTTATAAGGATTGCAAAACTTTTAAACGATGAGGTAATCTCCGGTTGTGATTCATGGTATGATCTGGCTGAGATATTTATGGAGCGGGCAGGTTTATTGGATTTTTCCATTTATCTTGAAGCGGATAAATTGGATAAACTGCATGCAAATATGGACCATATCATGAGCATATTATAAATTAAAAACATTCTGCGCATTGGTTTAGGGCTATTGAAATTTCACAATTCCACTTCAGGTATTCATCATTTATTAGGGTTTTTAAGAAACTAAGGCAATATATTGTTTATAGATTTATATAAAAACTATTCAATTGAAAGTATTTTAAAGAGGTAAAACAATACTATAAGCATGGAGAAGTGGTTTGAAAATATTGTTAAAAATCATTACAATTCATCTTTGGGATTCAGATGGCAGAAATATGTGGTTTTTAATTTAAATTTTGAAGAGGACATGGTTACAGCTGAAGTCAGTACTGGTGAGGATATTCACAATCTCACCGTTACATTTCGCCAGTTCAGCGTTCATGAAAAAGACAGACTTTTGGCCGTTGCAAAAAAACCCGAAATCCGCATTGATTTGATAAACGGAATTGTTCCTGACGCTTTATTTAACTGCGGTGTGGACATTTTCCCCTCATCAGGCATCGATTTGATTGTTGACTGCTCATGTTGGAGCACCGGATTTTTGTGCAATGAGGCAATGGCCGTTTTAAAAAGACTTGAAGAGGTTTTCAAATACAACCCGTTTCTGATATTTTCCCTAAGGGGCCTGAATTTAAACAACATCACTCCGTTTCCCGTCAAGGACTTTGAGGATATATTCTCCAATACTTATAATACCAGTCTCACATTCCTTTTGGACCGTTACCTGAGAGATGAAATTGAAAATCTTCTTGACGCTATGAACGAATGGATTGACAGGTATGATTTTAAAGCATACTCCGGAAAGATTAACCTGCCTTTGAATGTTAACTCCGCTTATCAAATCACAAACAATAAATTCAAAAATGCAGGGGATTTCATTTCAGCTTTAAAATCAACCAAAAGCCCCCTTTTGGATTATGCATTTGATTTGATAAAAAATCATGAGCTCGTTCCTGAAATATTCAGGGCAGACGATAAACACGTTTTCACACGCTGGATTCCATCAGACAAAATTAATGTGAATGTTTTGGAGGAAATTGTAGTTGTCGATGGCAAAAGCATTTCAAAAACCGACCAGATTATTGTTTTTGTAAGCCTGATTGCTGGTGATCTTTTAGAGTTGATTTTAAATCATAAAGTCCGAAATGATGTTTCTGAGCTTCTCATCGGCTCATCACTAATCGATTGCGAGCGCAAAAAAATACTCATAAGAGATATTTCAAGAAACCTTTCACTTTTCACCATTCCCTATGACTATAAAATCCACATCACAGATTCGGATGATAATTTTATCCTTGAATTTGAAACCGATGATGATGCTGACCGCTTAATATACACATATCACATCCGAAAGCTCTTCAATTATTTCAAGCTTTACTGGACATTAAGCGAACCCCTAAAACTTGATTTCAGCCAATACATGAAATACCTCAAAAGGATTGAAGGCCATCTGAAGGACTTGAATGTTGAAGCTGAAAAGTCATTCAACTTTTATGAGGGAAGCTTTAAAATAAAACTGACACTTGATGAGAATGACTTTTTAACCATGGATAACCTTAAAAGTTCCAGTTGGATGGTTGACCTTGGAAACTGCATGATTACAACTGGTGAATTTCAAAAACTCAAAATCAATGACTCCGGAATTGTTAAAATCAATGATGATTACTATAAAATGGATCCGGTGAAATTCAGATCACTTCAAAGCGACACTTTGTTTTTACCGAATAATTTTGAAAGCTACGAGCTTCTCCAGATTGCTCTTCTTGGACGTTACCGCAATCTCAAATTCGATGTGGGTGATCAGTTCAAGGAACTTCTTGACTTTAAGGGCAAACTTCCAGAGCCTGAAGGATTGAAGGGAAATTTAAGACCTTATCAGATTGTCGGATATTCATGGCTTGTTCAAAACATCAAATCAGGTTTCGGATCAATCCTTGCAGATGACATGGGTCTTGGAAAAACCGTTCAGGTACTTGCAGCAATACTGTATCTTAAGCAAAACGATCTGCTGGACAGGCAGGTGCTTGTTGTTGCACCGACCACTCTTCTTGCAAACTGGGAAACAGAAATCAATAAATTCACAGACCTCACCTACAGCATATATCACGGCGATGAGAGAACAATCAAAAGAAACGTTGATTTGATTTTAACATCCTACGGAATGCTTAGATCAGATGAATCAAAATTTAAACGTAAATCATGGTTTTTATGTGTTATCGATGAGGCTCAAAATATTAAAAATCCGAATACCAAACAGACACGTGCAGTCAAAGCCATTAAAGCCGACCACAGGATAGCGCTGACAGGAACACCGATTGAAAACCGTCTTCTTGATTACTGGTCAATATTTGACTTTACAAACAAGGGCTATCTCTCCAACATAAGCAAATTCAAAAAGGATTATGTCCTGCCTGTAGCTAAACACCCTCAAAGCAAAGTATTGGATAATCTTAAAACAATAACAAAGCCTTTTATCCTAAGAAGGCTTAAAACCGACAGAAACATAATCGATGATTTGCCTGAAAAAAACGTCAACGACGTATACTGTCAGCTGACAAAAAAGCAGTCCGAAATATATGATGAACTGGTAAAAACCGGTTTAAGCAGCCTTAAGTGGGAAGAGGGCATTAAACGTAAGGGAAATATTTTAAAGCTGATAACTTCACTCAAGCAGGTCTGCAATCATCCCGTACAGTACATTAAAAAAGGTAAAATCAATTTAAATGATTCGGCCAAACTCGAGCTTCTGGCCGATATTGTTGAAAACATACTTGATGTTGGTGAAAAGACAATAATATTCACCCAATATGTTGAGATGGGAAAAATCCTTGAGGAAGTTCTGCTAAAAAAGTTTAAAACAGAAGTGCTTTTTCTTCACGGTTCCCTAAACCGAAAGAAACGTGAAAAAATCATAGACAATTTCCTGAATGACCGGTCATATCCGATACTTATAGCAACACTTAAAACAGGCGGTGTGGGACTGAACCTTACAAGTGCCCAGAACGTTATCCATTATGATTTGTGGTGGAATCCGGCAGTTGAAAACCAGGCAACAGACCGTGCCTACAGAATAGGCCAGGAAAAGGACGTTATGGTTTACAGATTCATCACCAAGGGAACACTTGAAGAGAAAATCGACATGATACTTAAAAGCAAACTCGATTTGGCGGACAGAACCATTGAAAGCAATGAAACATTCATTACCGAGCTTAGTGATGATGAGCTGAAAGAAATGCTTGAGTTAAGATTATAATATTCATAAGCAGAATGGCTGTTATGATGATTATTCCATATACAATCACTTATCAATATTACTTCCAATTTCATAAATTCCATTGGCCTTATGAATTAGGGTGTTTGCTGTTTTTACAAATTTGACCATACATTACCGTTAAATTTATATTTGGGAAAAACTACATATTAATTAAGGCAAATGTAACTTTTTCCATCCGGAAAAATTAGTGTTTTTACAATTTGAAATTTAATGTGGTGGTGTTATGGTTACTAATTTGGAAAGGTTTAAAAAGGAGATGGAGCCTGCTAGGCAGTTGTATGCACGTGAAATTAGGGATTTTGCTAAAAATTTTGATGCTTTGGGTGAAATGACTATGGATGAGTTTCCAGACATTGATACTCAGGATTATATTTTTTCTTTTGCAAAAGTTGAGGGAACCTCCGAAAAAGAGCTGGATAGAATATTTGATGAAATATCTGACCATATGGAAGAGTTTTCTAAAGCACATGGAATTGAAAAGTTCTGTCAAAATGCATGTATTTGGATATAATCGGTGGATTTTTATTTGAATTAAATTGGTGATAATTATGGTTACTAATTTGGAAAGGTTTAAAAAGGAGATGGAGCCTGCTAGGCAGTTGTATGCTCGGGAAATCAGGGATTTTGCTAAAAATTTTGATGCTTTGGGTGAAATGACTATGGATGAGTTTCCGGATATTGATACTCAGGATTATATTTTTTCTTTTGAGAAAGTTAATGAAACTTCCGAAGAGGAATTGGATAAAATCCATGATGA of the Methanobrevibacter sp. genome contains:
- a CDS encoding DEAD/DEAH box helicase, with the translated sequence MEKWFENIVKNHYNSSLGFRWQKYVVFNLNFEEDMVTAEVSTGEDIHNLTVTFRQFSVHEKDRLLAVAKKPEIRIDLINGIVPDALFNCGVDIFPSSGIDLIVDCSCWSTGFLCNEAMAVLKRLEEVFKYNPFLIFSLRGLNLNNITPFPVKDFEDIFSNTYNTSLTFLLDRYLRDEIENLLDAMNEWIDRYDFKAYSGKINLPLNVNSAYQITNNKFKNAGDFISALKSTKSPLLDYAFDLIKNHELVPEIFRADDKHVFTRWIPSDKINVNVLEEIVVVDGKSISKTDQIIVFVSLIAGDLLELILNHKVRNDVSELLIGSSLIDCERKKILIRDISRNLSLFTIPYDYKIHITDSDDNFILEFETDDDADRLIYTYHIRKLFNYFKLYWTLSEPLKLDFSQYMKYLKRIEGHLKDLNVEAEKSFNFYEGSFKIKLTLDENDFLTMDNLKSSSWMVDLGNCMITTGEFQKLKINDSGIVKINDDYYKMDPVKFRSLQSDTLFLPNNFESYELLQIALLGRYRNLKFDVGDQFKELLDFKGKLPEPEGLKGNLRPYQIVGYSWLVQNIKSGFGSILADDMGLGKTVQVLAAILYLKQNDLLDRQVLVVAPTTLLANWETEINKFTDLTYSIYHGDERTIKRNVDLILTSYGMLRSDESKFKRKSWFLCVIDEAQNIKNPNTKQTRAVKAIKADHRIALTGTPIENRLLDYWSIFDFTNKGYLSNISKFKKDYVLPVAKHPQSKVLDNLKTITKPFILRRLKTDRNIIDDLPEKNVNDVYCQLTKKQSEIYDELVKTGLSSLKWEEGIKRKGNILKLITSLKQVCNHPVQYIKKGKINLNDSAKLELLADIVENILDVGEKTIIFTQYVEMGKILEEVLLKKFKTEVLFLHGSLNRKKREKIIDNFLNDRSYPILIATLKTGGVGLNLTSAQNVIHYDLWWNPAVENQATDRAYRIGQEKDVMVYRFITKGTLEEKIDMILKSKLDLADRTIESNETFITELSDDELKEMLELRL